In a genomic window of Spirosoma agri:
- a CDS encoding WD40/YVTN/BNR-like repeat-containing protein, translating into MKQSFIALLLSFSTLLPAAAQWQLQNVQTEASFRSVSASTPNVVWIGGTQGTFVRTIDGGKTWQTGTVPDAQSCDFRDVQAIDEQTAYLMSAGPAEKDQARIYKTVDGGQTWTLLYKTQQSGVFFDGMDFWDKQHGIVFSDPVHGRWFILTTDDAGKTWQPVPTTSIPMMHPNEAAFAASGTSLVVQGKRNAWIASGGAINSRVFRSTDRGRSWAVSTTPLPAGDATGLFGMRFVSEKIGIVVGGNYKKEQLTGPNTAITRDGGETWQLLAPTDPAGLKEAIALLPGDRLITVGPSGTSLSADQGQTWQKLDTDGFHSLVCLKGTCYAVGAKGKVAIQHFK; encoded by the coding sequence ATGAAACAAAGTTTTATCGCTCTTTTACTTTCTTTCTCTACTCTTCTTCCCGCGGCTGCTCAGTGGCAACTGCAAAACGTCCAGACTGAGGCCAGTTTTCGTTCAGTAAGTGCATCGACTCCCAATGTCGTCTGGATTGGCGGCACGCAGGGAACCTTTGTCCGCACAATCGATGGTGGCAAAACCTGGCAGACCGGCACCGTTCCCGACGCCCAATCGTGTGATTTTCGGGACGTGCAGGCTATCGACGAGCAAACGGCTTATCTGATGAGCGCTGGCCCCGCCGAAAAAGATCAGGCTCGCATCTACAAAACAGTCGATGGTGGTCAGACCTGGACTTTGCTCTACAAAACGCAGCAATCCGGTGTCTTCTTCGATGGTATGGATTTCTGGGATAAGCAGCACGGTATTGTCTTCAGCGATCCGGTCCATGGACGCTGGTTCATTCTCACGACAGACGACGCGGGTAAAACATGGCAGCCTGTGCCAACAACCAGTATCCCCATGATGCACCCCAACGAAGCCGCCTTTGCTGCCAGCGGCACCAGCCTCGTTGTTCAGGGCAAACGAAACGCCTGGATTGCATCGGGAGGGGCCATCAATTCACGCGTCTTTCGCTCCACGGATCGTGGCCGCAGTTGGGCCGTCAGCACAACGCCACTACCGGCTGGTGATGCTACGGGCCTGTTCGGTATGCGTTTCGTTAGTGAGAAAATAGGTATCGTGGTGGGGGGTAATTATAAAAAAGAACAGTTGACCGGTCCCAATACCGCCATCACCCGCGACGGTGGCGAAACCTGGCAGCTACTCGCGCCAACGGATCCGGCAGGGTTAAAAGAAGCCATTGCCTTGCTGCCGGGTGATCGACTAATTACGGTTGGCCCATCGGGGACGAGTCTATCAGCCGATCAGGGGCAAACCTGGCAAAAACTTGATACAGACGGATTTCATTCACTTGTCTGCCTGAAAGGCACCTGCTATGCGGTGGGAGCCAAAGGAAAAGTGGCGATCCAACACTTCAAATAA
- a CDS encoding glycosyltransferase family 2 protein has protein sequence MNLAPYVRNKMIGVSLMDVTGWLRKQKSHVASTTDSLRSPVAQPINSLSLPDSVLYAILVIIPAFNEENSVGKVIREIPAGLVDEIVVVNNNSNDQTAVEAALAGATVLDEPSQGYGRACLKGIAYAHNRQQKPDVVVFIDADYSDYPGEMTQVVAPILKNEADLVIGSRALGNRQRGSMTPQQLFGNWLATTLLRWLYNVRYTDLGPFRAIRFDKLLALDMQDKTYGWTVEMQLKAAKHRLRIVEVPVNYRRRIGFSKISGTVKGTVLAGYKIITTIFKYW, from the coding sequence TTGAATTTAGCACCATACGTTCGGAACAAGATGATTGGTGTATCGTTAATGGATGTAACTGGCTGGTTGCGTAAACAGAAAAGTCACGTAGCTTCTACGACCGATTCGCTACGATCTCCGGTTGCCCAGCCCATCAACTCATTATCATTACCTGACTCTGTTTTGTACGCTATCCTGGTCATTATCCCGGCTTTCAATGAAGAGAACTCCGTTGGGAAGGTCATTCGCGAAATTCCGGCTGGCCTTGTCGACGAAATTGTGGTCGTCAATAACAATTCGAACGACCAAACGGCCGTGGAAGCAGCTCTTGCAGGAGCTACTGTTCTGGACGAACCCAGCCAAGGATATGGACGGGCCTGCCTAAAAGGGATCGCTTACGCTCACAATCGGCAACAAAAGCCAGATGTAGTTGTTTTCATCGATGCTGACTACTCGGACTATCCCGGCGAGATGACTCAGGTAGTGGCACCGATACTGAAAAACGAAGCGGATCTGGTTATTGGCTCACGAGCGCTGGGCAACCGGCAGCGGGGTTCGATGACACCGCAGCAACTGTTCGGCAACTGGCTGGCAACAACCTTGCTCCGATGGTTGTACAATGTTCGTTATACCGATCTGGGGCCGTTTCGGGCTATTCGGTTCGATAAACTACTGGCATTAGATATGCAGGATAAAACCTACGGATGGACGGTCGAGATGCAGTTGAAAGCGGCCAAACACCGACTCCGGATTGTGGAGGTGCCGGTCAACTACCGAAGACGCATCGGTTTCTCGAAAATCTCGGGAACGGTTAAAGGGACAGTACTGGCCGGCTATAAGATTATTACAACGATTTTTAAATACTGGTGA
- a CDS encoding DUF5522 domain-containing protein yields MASAQRLKVGIQSKIQLFGQMPKSMSSQSEKKKIPGLADADYYYTPEGFVVFTAAYHLKRGHCCQNGCRHCPYGFKKKE; encoded by the coding sequence ATGGCCAGTGCCCAACGTCTGAAAGTCGGCATCCAGTCAAAAATACAGTTATTCGGGCAGATGCCCAAAAGCATGTCATCGCAGTCAGAGAAGAAAAAAATTCCGGGCCTAGCCGACGCTGATTACTACTACACACCCGAGGGGTTTGTTGTTTTCACCGCTGCTTATCACCTTAAACGAGGCCATTGCTGCCAGAACGGTTGCCGTCACTGCCCCTATGGGTTCAAAAAAAAGGAATAA
- a CDS encoding FAD binding domain-containing protein gives MNSFSYARPDDVAVALDDLTAHTGAKFIAGGTNLLDLMKENVERPNRLVDINRLPLSSITDTEDGGLRLGALVTNADTAYHEQVEKRYPLLSQAILAGASPQLRNMATNGGNLFQRTRCYYFYDTAMPCNKRQPGSGCGAINGHNRIHAILGTSTSCIATNPSDMCVALRALDAVIRVSGPSGERTIPIADFHRLPGEEPQFDNTVQPGELVVAIDLPAKGFSDYHTYLKLRDRASYAFALVSVAVALDMDGDQITDARIALGGVAHKPWRKSEVEAMLIGKPATKANFQPVAEALVEGARGYEHNTFKIELVKRAIVRALGQAAKLEPTA, from the coding sequence ATGAATAGTTTTTCGTATGCCCGTCCCGACGATGTTGCTGTCGCGCTGGACGATCTGACTGCCCATACCGGAGCAAAGTTCATTGCGGGAGGGACAAACCTTCTCGATTTAATGAAGGAAAACGTCGAACGCCCTAATCGGCTCGTTGACATCAACCGGCTTCCGCTCAGTTCAATAACGGACACCGAAGACGGTGGACTGCGACTCGGTGCGCTGGTAACGAACGCCGACACGGCCTACCACGAACAGGTCGAAAAACGGTATCCACTGCTATCGCAGGCTATTCTGGCCGGAGCGTCTCCGCAGCTACGGAACATGGCAACCAATGGTGGAAACCTGTTTCAGCGGACGCGGTGCTACTATTTCTACGATACGGCCATGCCCTGCAACAAACGCCAGCCTGGTTCAGGATGTGGCGCCATTAACGGCCACAACCGTATTCACGCTATTTTGGGCACCAGTACCAGTTGCATTGCCACAAACCCATCGGATATGTGTGTGGCCCTGCGCGCGCTCGATGCGGTTATTCGCGTGTCGGGTCCGTCGGGCGAGCGAACCATTCCTATTGCTGACTTTCACCGACTACCAGGCGAAGAGCCGCAATTCGATAATACCGTACAACCCGGCGAACTGGTCGTTGCTATCGATTTGCCAGCAAAGGGATTCTCAGACTACCATACCTATCTGAAACTCCGCGACCGGGCTTCGTACGCTTTTGCGCTGGTATCCGTGGCTGTTGCTCTTGACATGGACGGTGACCAAATAACCGACGCACGAATTGCGCTGGGTGGCGTAGCGCACAAGCCCTGGCGGAAGTCGGAGGTCGAAGCGATGCTCATTGGCAAGCCAGCTACAAAAGCTAATTTTCAACCCGTGGCAGAGGCACTTGTCGAGGGTGCACGTGGCTATGAGCATAATACATTCAAAATTGAACTGGTTAAACGTGCCATTGTGCGAGCATTGGGACAGGCCGCTAAACTCGAACCGACAGCATGA
- a CDS encoding Rossmann-like and DUF2520 domain-containing protein has translation MEVSFIGAGNLAWHLAPALENAGHHINEVYSRQLAHSRQLVSNLYDARTHSDLNFADSPARLFVLAVPDDSLEPVCSRLVLPEDATLVHTSGNQSLTALENWMTIYSDVPVRTGVFYGLQTFTKGQPFMDFRGIPLCIEATSKTTEDLLVKVGQELSDIVYLITSAERQTLHVSAVFACNFTNHLLAIAHDLTTTNGLEFELLQPIIRETIRKGLAVKNPADVQTGPARRGDLTTIESHLRQLEMQPRLAEIYQIMTTSIRQHYNH, from the coding sequence ATGGAAGTATCCTTTATTGGTGCGGGTAATCTGGCCTGGCACCTCGCCCCAGCCCTCGAAAATGCGGGGCATCACATTAATGAGGTATACAGTCGGCAGCTTGCGCATAGCCGGCAGCTTGTCAGTAACCTTTATGACGCCCGCACGCATTCGGACCTGAACTTTGCCGATAGCCCCGCCCGCTTGTTTGTTCTCGCCGTTCCCGATGACTCGCTCGAACCCGTCTGCTCACGGCTGGTACTGCCCGAAGATGCCACGCTGGTTCATACATCGGGCAATCAGTCGCTCACTGCACTGGAAAATTGGATGACGATCTACAGTGATGTACCCGTCAGGACGGGCGTCTTCTATGGGTTGCAGACATTTACGAAGGGACAGCCTTTTATGGACTTCCGTGGAATTCCGCTTTGCATTGAGGCCACCAGCAAAACAACCGAAGATCTACTGGTTAAGGTGGGACAGGAATTAAGTGATATTGTTTATCTCATCACCTCCGCCGAACGCCAGACGTTACATGTTTCGGCGGTATTTGCCTGCAATTTTACGAATCATCTGCTGGCCATTGCGCACGATCTCACCACTACCAATGGCCTGGAGTTCGAACTCCTGCAACCCATTATTCGTGAAACCATCCGGAAGGGCCTTGCGGTCAAAAACCCGGCTGATGTGCAGACCGGCCCCGCCCGCCGGGGTGACCTTACTACCATTGAAAGTCATTTACGACAGTTGGAGATGCAACCGCGACTGGCAGAAATCTATCAGATTATGACAACAAGCATACGACAACACTACAATCATTAA
- a CDS encoding xanthine dehydrogenase family protein molybdopterin-binding subunit: protein MTQYIGKPLSRVDGVDKVTGKAKYAAEFNVPDLAYGYVISSAIAKGKITKIDATDALGLDGVLQVFTHENRPKLAWFDMNYKDQDAPPGSPFRPLYDAKIKYSGQPVALVVAETFEVARYAASLIQVEYDVDEHETDLASNQQEGRKPKSGVASLLKPPPPKPRGDFDEAYSASAVKVAEEYVHAVEHHNPMEMFATTVVYEQNGKLTIYDKTQGAPNSQMYVAQIFDIPFSDVRVVSPYVGGGFGSGLRPQYQLFLAVLASRELKRSVRVSLTRQQMFTFGHRPATIQRLALGASPDGTMSAIYHDAVAETSQFEDYTEVVVNWAGMLYPSENVTLTYKVVPLDMYTPLDMRAPGGVTGISALEVAVDELAHKLGMDPLELRLKNYADRDMNEDRPYSSKELKACFQQGAERFGWSKRNPEPRSTRQGHNLIGWGMATGIWDANQMPARAEAVLMVNGKLRVSSATADIGTGTYTVMAQIAADTLGMPIDDVLFKLGDSDLPLAPIQGGSWTMATVGSAVKVVCEDLSKSLFKLAKKMPGSPFAKVDFNDVEFADKSIRLKSDSSVVVSLQAVVDSNGGRAIRETSTSLPNMLEQRKYSRSTHSAVFVEVQVDEELGSVKITRAVTAVAGGRIINPKTARSQIIGGMVWGISKALEEESVMDHHFGRFMNHNLAEYHVAVNADIHDLDVIFVEEHDTIVNPLGVKGLGEIGIVGMPAAIANAVFHATGKRVRDLPITLDKLL, encoded by the coding sequence ATGACCCAATACATAGGAAAGCCGCTGAGCCGCGTTGATGGCGTTGATAAGGTGACGGGTAAGGCTAAATATGCCGCCGAATTCAATGTGCCGGATCTAGCCTATGGCTATGTGATCTCCAGCGCCATCGCGAAAGGGAAGATAACGAAGATCGATGCGACTGATGCCCTGGGCCTTGACGGAGTTTTGCAGGTCTTTACGCACGAAAACCGGCCAAAGCTGGCCTGGTTTGACATGAACTACAAAGATCAGGATGCCCCTCCCGGTTCACCATTCAGACCGTTGTACGATGCCAAAATAAAATACAGCGGTCAGCCTGTTGCGCTGGTTGTTGCCGAAACATTTGAAGTCGCTAGGTATGCAGCCTCGCTGATTCAGGTCGAGTACGACGTTGATGAGCACGAAACCGATCTGGCATCGAATCAGCAGGAAGGCCGTAAGCCGAAGTCAGGTGTAGCCAGCTTATTGAAGCCGCCACCGCCAAAACCGCGTGGTGACTTTGACGAGGCATACAGCGCGTCGGCCGTGAAAGTGGCTGAAGAATACGTTCATGCGGTTGAGCATCATAACCCGATGGAGATGTTTGCTACTACGGTCGTTTACGAGCAGAATGGCAAATTGACCATATACGACAAAACGCAGGGAGCACCCAACAGCCAGATGTATGTCGCGCAGATATTTGACATACCGTTCAGTGACGTGCGCGTCGTTTCACCCTACGTTGGTGGCGGGTTCGGCTCAGGATTACGGCCCCAATACCAGCTGTTTCTGGCCGTACTAGCCTCACGTGAACTGAAGCGATCGGTACGGGTATCCCTGACGCGGCAGCAGATGTTTACCTTCGGACATCGTCCGGCTACGATACAACGGCTGGCCTTGGGAGCTTCACCGGACGGAACGATGAGCGCGATTTATCACGACGCTGTGGCCGAAACGTCACAGTTCGAGGACTATACCGAAGTTGTAGTCAACTGGGCGGGTATGCTTTATCCATCAGAAAATGTCACGCTTACGTATAAGGTGGTGCCGCTGGATATGTATACCCCACTTGATATGCGGGCACCGGGGGGTGTTACGGGTATATCGGCGCTGGAGGTTGCCGTTGACGAACTCGCTCATAAACTTGGGATGGACCCGCTCGAACTGCGGTTGAAAAACTACGCGGATCGGGATATGAACGAGGATCGTCCCTACTCGAGCAAAGAACTGAAAGCCTGTTTTCAACAGGGGGCCGAGCGGTTTGGCTGGTCTAAGCGCAATCCAGAACCAAGGTCCACACGTCAGGGGCATAACCTGATCGGTTGGGGGATGGCAACGGGTATCTGGGATGCGAATCAGATGCCAGCCAGGGCGGAAGCCGTTTTGATGGTAAACGGAAAACTACGAGTGAGCAGCGCTACCGCCGACATTGGAACAGGTACTTACACCGTTATGGCACAGATTGCTGCCGATACGCTTGGTATGCCAATTGACGATGTGCTGTTTAAACTTGGGGATAGCGACCTGCCACTGGCGCCTATTCAGGGTGGTTCCTGGACGATGGCAACAGTAGGGTCAGCCGTAAAGGTAGTCTGCGAAGATTTGAGCAAATCGCTCTTCAAACTGGCCAAGAAAATGCCGGGATCACCGTTCGCGAAAGTCGATTTTAACGATGTGGAGTTTGCCGATAAATCGATTCGTCTGAAAAGTGATTCGTCGGTTGTCGTATCCTTACAGGCTGTTGTCGATTCAAACGGGGGACGGGCTATTCGGGAAACATCGACATCCTTACCGAACATGCTGGAACAGCGTAAATACAGCCGCAGCACACACTCTGCCGTCTTCGTTGAAGTGCAGGTCGATGAAGAACTGGGCTCGGTTAAAATAACGCGGGCCGTGACTGCCGTTGCGGGTGGACGAATTATCAATCCCAAAACAGCCCGGTCGCAGATTATTGGCGGCATGGTTTGGGGTATCAGCAAGGCATTGGAAGAGGAAAGTGTTATGGATCACCACTTCGGTCGGTTCATGAACCATAACCTAGCCGAATACCATGTAGCCGTCAACGCTGATATTCACGATCTCGACGTGATTTTTGTCGAAGAGCACGATACGATCGTCAACCCACTTGGTGTCAAAGGGCTCGGCGAAATTGGTATTGTCGGTATGCCGGCTGCTATTGCCAATGCCGTTTTCCATGCGACAGGGAAGCGGGTGCGTGATCTGCCGATTACGCTCGATAAACTGTTGTAA
- the rocD gene encoding ornithine--oxo-acid transaminase, giving the protein MEMTTPLSAADQAMQLEWHYGAHNYHPIPAVLTRGEGVFVWDVDDKRYFDFLSAYSAVSQGHCHPRIINAMIQQAQRLTLTSRAFYNDKTGLCEKFLCEYFGYDKALLMNSGAEGGETALKLTRKWAYKVKGIPQDQAKTVYAAGNFWGRTLAAISSSTDPSSTNDFGPLVPGYIIIPYNDLTALEDTFKSDPNIAGFMVEPIQGEAGVVVPDEGYLRGVRDLCTKYNVLFIADEVQTGIGRTGKRVACDHEGVKPDLLVLGKALSGGTMPVSAVMTSDEVMLTIRPGEHGSTYGGNPLACVVTMEALQVVEDEKLAENADAMGTIFRDRMTALSQKTDLVKSVRGKGLLNAIVISERPDLGAETAWEICLKLKDNGLLTKPTHGDKIRFAPPLVINEDQMHEACDIIEKTVLAF; this is encoded by the coding sequence ATGGAGATGACAACCCCACTATCAGCTGCTGACCAGGCGATGCAACTGGAATGGCACTACGGCGCCCATAATTACCACCCGATTCCGGCCGTGTTGACGCGGGGAGAGGGCGTATTCGTTTGGGATGTGGACGATAAACGATACTTTGATTTTCTGTCGGCCTACAGTGCAGTGAGCCAGGGACATTGTCATCCGCGCATCATCAACGCTATGATCCAGCAGGCGCAGCGGCTTACGCTTACGTCGCGGGCGTTTTATAACGACAAAACGGGGCTTTGCGAAAAATTCCTCTGTGAGTATTTTGGCTACGATAAAGCGCTGTTGATGAACTCCGGGGCCGAAGGGGGCGAAACCGCGCTGAAGCTGACCCGTAAGTGGGCCTATAAAGTGAAAGGTATTCCGCAGGATCAGGCAAAGACCGTCTACGCGGCCGGAAATTTCTGGGGCCGTACGTTAGCTGCCATATCCTCCTCGACCGATCCAAGCAGTACCAATGATTTCGGGCCGTTAGTGCCGGGTTACATCATCATTCCTTACAACGACCTGACGGCGCTGGAAGATACGTTCAAAAGCGATCCGAACATTGCCGGTTTCATGGTCGAGCCGATTCAGGGCGAGGCTGGCGTGGTCGTACCGGATGAAGGATACCTGCGGGGTGTTCGCGATCTGTGCACAAAATATAACGTTCTGTTTATTGCCGATGAGGTGCAAACCGGCATCGGTCGTACGGGAAAGCGCGTTGCCTGTGACCACGAGGGTGTGAAACCGGATTTGCTCGTTCTGGGTAAAGCGTTGTCGGGAGGAACAATGCCCGTATCGGCGGTTATGACCTCCGATGAAGTAATGCTGACCATCAGACCCGGTGAACATGGGAGTACGTATGGCGGAAACCCACTGGCGTGTGTTGTAACGATGGAAGCCCTTCAGGTTGTCGAAGACGAAAAGCTAGCCGAGAATGCAGATGCGATGGGAACGATCTTCCGTGACCGGATGACGGCACTGAGTCAGAAGACCGATCTCGTGAAATCGGTTCGTGGTAAGGGCCTGTTAAATGCCATCGTCATAAGCGAACGACCAGACCTTGGTGCAGAAACGGCCTGGGAAATCTGTCTGAAATTAAAAGACAACGGGTTACTGACCAAGCCAACGCACGGCGATAAGATTCGGTTTGCCCCACCGCTCGTTATCAATGAGGACCAGATGCACGAAGCCTGCGATATCATTGAAAAGACCGTGCTGGCGTTTTGA
- a CDS encoding (2Fe-2S)-binding protein, whose translation MQTTFLSEPNPKQAVSLPEKSLVTLTVNGVEKKLQLAPWTTLLDALREYMNLTGTKKGCDHGQCGACTVLVDGKRINSCLTLAVMKEGAEITTIEGLASTDNNFETQLHPLQTAFIAHDAYQCGYCTPGQICSAVGLISEGRVRTADDIRELMSGNICRCGAYPHIVDAISEVMQIDTKA comes from the coding sequence ATGCAGACTACATTCCTATCAGAGCCAAATCCCAAACAAGCTGTTTCCCTGCCAGAAAAAAGTCTGGTCACGTTAACGGTCAACGGGGTAGAAAAAAAGCTCCAGCTGGCTCCCTGGACCACTTTGCTCGATGCACTGCGCGAGTACATGAACCTGACCGGCACCAAAAAAGGCTGCGATCACGGACAGTGTGGTGCCTGTACGGTACTGGTTGATGGCAAACGGATCAATTCGTGCCTGACGCTGGCCGTTATGAAAGAAGGGGCGGAGATAACAACGATCGAAGGCCTGGCCAGTACGGATAATAACTTTGAAACACAACTTCATCCGCTTCAGACTGCTTTTATCGCGCACGATGCGTATCAGTGTGGATATTGCACACCCGGACAGATCTGCTCGGCAGTAGGGCTGATCAGCGAAGGCCGGGTTCGTACTGCGGATGATATTCGTGAGTTGATGAGCGGCAACATCTGCCGTTGTGGTGCTTATCCCCACATTGTGGATGCGATCAGTGAGGTAATGCAAATCGATACAAAAGCCTAA
- a CDS encoding cellulose synthase family protein, translated as MEISVLILYGLALLLLFLYNCGQLSLIIIYLRSGRKRKSAILLADSVHPDSLPRVTIQLPVYNELYVIERLIDAVVDIRYPKDKLDIQVLDDSTDETVQIIAAKVKEYQQQGFDIEHVRRPERKGFKAGALGYGLAFAKGEFIAIFDADFVPDPDFLLKTVPHFSDPKVAIVQTRWEHLNEDFSLITQLQAFGLNAHFTIEQSGRYAAGFLANFNGTGGVWRKIAIADAGGWQSDTLTEDLDLSYRAQLRGWKFVYREDVGSPAELPVAMNALKSQQYRWMKGAAECARKLIVKVLKAPNVSLVMKLHAFFHLFSSATFILVLILGVVSVPLIYIRHRHPEWESVFFVINLFQVNLLILITFYGIPFWLLKRGSKASLIWYFPMYSSLMMGLSLHNTIAVIEGYIGRKTPFVRTPKFNVKLAGDRWDANKYVSRKLSWLALAEGALALYFLGGLVLAFYVQDFRMFFLHIMLMVGFGMVFVYSLVHAGRRPAGVPVRVARPVSVSV; from the coding sequence ATGGAAATATCAGTCCTGATTCTTTATGGGCTGGCTCTGTTGTTATTGTTTCTCTACAACTGCGGCCAGTTAAGCCTGATTATCATTTATCTACGCTCTGGACGAAAGCGAAAATCCGCCATTCTGCTGGCCGATAGCGTGCACCCGGATTCATTGCCCCGGGTTACGATTCAGCTGCCGGTTTACAACGAACTGTATGTCATCGAGCGACTGATTGACGCCGTTGTTGACATACGGTATCCCAAAGACAAGCTCGATATTCAGGTGCTCGATGACTCAACCGATGAAACGGTGCAGATCATTGCCGCTAAGGTGAAGGAATACCAGCAACAGGGTTTTGATATCGAACACGTTCGGCGTCCGGAGCGGAAAGGATTCAAGGCCGGAGCCCTGGGGTATGGCCTGGCGTTTGCAAAAGGCGAGTTTATCGCGATTTTCGATGCCGACTTTGTCCCTGATCCGGATTTTCTGCTCAAAACCGTTCCGCATTTCAGCGACCCGAAAGTGGCTATCGTTCAAACGCGCTGGGAACATCTGAACGAAGATTTCTCGCTGATAACGCAGTTGCAGGCATTTGGGTTGAACGCCCATTTCACCATCGAACAAAGCGGGCGGTATGCGGCTGGTTTTCTAGCCAATTTCAACGGCACGGGTGGTGTCTGGCGGAAGATAGCCATAGCTGACGCCGGCGGCTGGCAGAGCGACACGCTTACCGAAGACCTGGATTTGAGCTATCGGGCTCAATTGCGCGGTTGGAAATTTGTCTATCGCGAAGATGTTGGTTCGCCTGCCGAGTTGCCGGTAGCTATGAACGCGCTAAAGTCGCAGCAATATCGCTGGATGAAGGGCGCGGCAGAGTGCGCGCGTAAGTTGATCGTGAAGGTCTTAAAAGCGCCGAATGTTTCGCTCGTGATGAAGCTTCACGCTTTTTTTCATCTCTTCAGCAGTGCAACATTCATCCTCGTATTGATCCTCGGCGTAGTGAGCGTCCCGTTGATTTACATCCGCCATCGACATCCTGAATGGGAGAGCGTATTTTTTGTGATTAACCTGTTTCAAGTTAACCTGCTGATTCTTATTACGTTTTACGGCATTCCGTTCTGGCTCCTGAAGCGCGGGAGTAAGGCTAGCCTGATCTGGTATTTCCCAATGTATTCATCGCTGATGATGGGGTTGTCGTTGCACAATACGATCGCAGTGATAGAAGGCTATATCGGTCGAAAAACACCATTCGTTCGGACGCCCAAATTCAACGTAAAACTGGCTGGCGATCGCTGGGATGCCAATAAATACGTCAGTCGGAAGCTCAGCTGGCTGGCCCTGGCCGAAGGCGCGCTCGCACTTTATTTTCTCGGTGGGTTAGTGCTGGCTTTCTACGTGCAGGACTTCCGGATGTTCTTTCTGCACATCATGCTTATGGTTGGGTTTGGAATGGTGTTCGTATATTCGCTCGTCCATGCGGGACGTCGCCCAGCCGGTGTTCCGGTTCGAGTGGCTCGTCCGGTATCGGTGAGTGTATGA